A window from Anser cygnoides isolate HZ-2024a breed goose chromosome 1, Taihu_goose_T2T_genome, whole genome shotgun sequence encodes these proteins:
- the MAB21L1 gene encoding putative nucleotidyltransferase MAB21L1 yields the protein MIAAQAKLVYHLNKYYNEKCQARKAAIAKTIREVCKVVSDVLKEVEVQEPRFISSLNEMDNRYEGLEVISPTEFEVVLYLNQMGVFNFVDDGSLPGCAVLKLSDGRKRSMSLWVEFITASGYLSARKIRSRFQTLVAQAVDKCSYRDVVKMVADTSEVKLRIRDRYVVQITPAFKCTGIWPRSAAHWPLPHIPWPGPNRVAEVKAEGFNLLSKECHSLAGKQSSAESDAWVLQFAEAENRLQMGGCRKKCLSILKTLRDRHLELPGQPLNNYHMKTLVSYECEKHPRESDWDESCLGDRLNGILLQLISCLQCRRCPHYFLPNLDLFQGKPHSALENAAKQTWRLAREILTNPKSLEKL from the coding sequence ATGATCGCGGCCCAGGCCAAGCTGGTGTATCATCTGAATAAATACTACAACGAGAAATGCCAAGCCAGGAAAGCTGCCATCGCCAAGACGATCCGCGAAGTCTGCAAAGTGGTGTCGGACGTGCTGAAGGAGGTGGAGGTGCAGGAGCCTCGCTTCATCAGCTCCCTGAACGAGATGGACAATCGCTACGAGGGCTTGGAAGTCATCTCCCCCACGGAGTTCGAAGTCGTGCTCTATCTGAACCAGATGGGGGTCTTCAACTTCGTGGACGACGGCTCCTTGCCGGGCTGCGCCGTGTTAAAGTTGAGCGACGGGCGCAAGAGGAGCATGTCCCTCTGGGTGGAGTTCATCACGGCGTCTGGCTACCTCTCCGCTCGCAAAATCCGCTCCAGATTTCAGACTCTGGTGGCTCAAGCCGTGGATAAGTGCAGTTACAGAGACGTGGTAAAGATGGTGGCGGACACCAGCGAGGTGAAGCTGCGGATCAGGGATAGGTACGTGGTGCAGATCACGCCGGCGTTCAAGTGCACGGGGATCTGGCCGCGGAGCGCTGCCCACTGGCCGCTTCCCCACATCCCCTGGCCGGGACCCAACCGGGTGGCGGAGGTCAAGGCCGAAGGGTTCAACCTCTTGTCCAAGGAGTGCCACTCGCTGGCCGGCAAGCAGAGCTCGGCCGAGAGCGATGCCTGGGTGCTGCAGTTCGCCGAAGCCGAGAACAGACTGCAGATGGGCGGCTGCAGGAAGAAATGCCTCTCCATCCTCAAAACCTTGCGGGACCGCCACCTGGAGCTGCCGGGCCAGCCCCTGAATAATTATCACATGAAGACTCTGGTTTCATACGAATGCGAAAAGCACCCCCGAGAGTCGGACTGGGACGAGTCGTGCTTGGGCGATCGGCTCAACGGGATTTTACTGCAGCTCATCTCCTGCCTCCAGTGCAGGCGGTGCCCGCATTACTTCTTGCCCAACTTAGACCTCTTTCAGGGCAAACCTCACTCGGCCCTGGAAAACGCGGCCAAACAGACGTGGCGATTGGCTAGGGAGATACTGACCAACCCGAAAAGTTTGGAGAAACTTTAG